The proteins below come from a single Candidatus Methylacidiphilales bacterium genomic window:
- a CDS encoding FIST C-terminal domain-containing protein codes for MPIRVTTAFTSEPYDEATVQSIARRLREEIGSPITLALAFCGQSYISAADEFLETLRIEGHILTLGGCSAQGVIHSNREYQNQDGLSVIALNLPEVEIVPQKITSVTDGSFSVGSIDDRAIRFAIALLNPFAMDIEGWFQEWNRAHPSLPLIGGLASSLLPPPHAAVFLNEEIIEGGLLLHFRGPICLESLVSQACRPIGEPMTITQANENILFSLGTVSAYEVLNKAFENLPDALKAYARGNLFVGLAINEYQEEFKQGDFLIRNILGADPNSGAVAVGARVRVGQTLQFQLRDPILAREELNRLLELKANSLKATPVAALLFACNGRGKHLFQLPHHDAALIHQFFPDTPLAGFFCNGEIAPVHGRNYLHGYTASLALLVDETKAKKSREST; via the coding sequence ATGCCTATTCGCGTCACAACAGCTTTTACCTCTGAGCCCTATGATGAAGCTACAGTTCAAAGTATAGCTCGCCGGCTTCGTGAAGAGATTGGTTCTCCGATAACGCTTGCGCTTGCCTTTTGTGGGCAATCATACATAAGCGCTGCTGATGAGTTTCTAGAGACGTTGCGGATCGAGGGGCATATTCTTACTTTGGGAGGCTGCTCTGCTCAAGGGGTGATCCATTCAAATCGAGAATATCAAAATCAGGACGGTCTTTCTGTTATAGCTTTAAATTTGCCTGAAGTTGAAATCGTGCCGCAAAAGATCACCTCTGTCACAGATGGGAGTTTTAGTGTTGGATCAATCGATGACAGAGCCATTCGGTTTGCCATAGCTCTTCTGAATCCCTTTGCGATGGATATCGAGGGATGGTTCCAAGAGTGGAACCGTGCTCATCCGAGTTTGCCTCTAATCGGTGGCCTAGCCAGCAGTCTGCTTCCGCCGCCGCATGCTGCTGTTTTTCTTAATGAAGAGATAATTGAGGGGGGGCTCTTGCTGCATTTCAGAGGGCCGATTTGTCTTGAGAGTCTTGTTTCTCAAGCTTGTCGTCCCATTGGTGAACCAATGACGATAACTCAAGCTAACGAAAATATTCTTTTTTCACTGGGCACAGTTTCGGCTTATGAGGTGTTGAATAAGGCGTTTGAGAATCTTCCGGATGCTTTGAAAGCCTATGCTCGTGGCAATCTCTTTGTAGGATTGGCAATAAATGAATACCAAGAGGAATTTAAGCAGGGCGATTTTCTTATTCGCAACATTCTTGGTGCTGATCCCAACAGTGGTGCAGTGGCTGTAGGAGCTCGTGTTCGAGTCGGACAGACGTTGCAATTTCAGCTTCGCGATCCGATTCTTGCTCGGGAGGAGCTGAATCGATTACTTGAATTAAAAGCGAATTCATTGAAGGCGACTCCGGTAGCCGCTTTGCTATTTGCCTGCAATGGGCGGGGTAAACATCTTTTTCAATTACCTCATCATGATGCTGCGTTGATTCACCAGTTTTTTCCAGATACTCCGTTGGCTGGTTTTTTCTGTAACGGGGAGATTGCTCCTGTGCACGGCCGAAATTATCTGCATGGTTACACGGCTTCACTTGCTTTGCTTGTGGATGAGACGAAGGCTAAAAAGTCGAGGGAGTCTACATGA
- a CDS encoding DNA-directed RNA polymerase subunit omega — MTSISQLVQEALNKINSPEILVNVISKRVRQLGAGFRPLVQVNPKWTLMEIALKEVAEGKIEYEIIPEAIAASTKVTKPDKPIKKKRAKR; from the coding sequence ATGACTTCAATCAGCCAACTAGTCCAAGAAGCTTTGAATAAAATCAACAGTCCCGAAATACTCGTCAACGTTATATCCAAACGCGTCCGCCAACTCGGCGCCGGCTTCCGCCCCCTCGTCCAAGTCAATCCCAAATGGACACTCATGGAAATCGCTCTTAAAGAGGTCGCCGAAGGAAAAATCGAATATGAAATAATCCCAGAAGCTATCGCTGCCTCAACCAAAGTCACTAAGCCCGATAAACCAATCAAGAAAAAACGCGCCAAACGTTAA
- a CDS encoding dihydroneopterin aldolase: MGRGWDIITLRGIKVPVYLGVPDEERARAQTVHITAQLYVASDTIKAAAQSDCIEMTLDYAGVYECILRTAQRLPYRLMERLAEEIVGELFVSYPVLSAVRLEICKFILPQVREVSLEIFRER, from the coding sequence ATGGGTAGGGGTTGGGATATTATCACGTTGCGGGGAATTAAGGTGCCAGTTTATCTGGGCGTGCCTGATGAGGAACGGGCACGCGCTCAGACGGTCCACATCACGGCTCAGCTTTATGTTGCTTCGGATACTATTAAGGCTGCGGCTCAGAGCGATTGCATTGAGATGACGCTCGATTATGCAGGGGTTTACGAGTGTATTTTGCGAACTGCTCAAAGGCTGCCCTATAGGCTTATGGAACGATTGGCTGAGGAGATTGTAGGGGAGTTATTTGTCTCGTATCCGGTTTTGTCTGCAGTGAGGTTGGAGATTTGCAAGTTTATTTTGCCTCAGGTGCGTGAGGTATCACTGGAAATTTTCAGGGAACGGTGA
- the gnd gene encoding decarboxylating NADP(+)-dependent phosphogluconate dehydrogenase, whose amino-acid sequence MSQADIAVIGLAVMGQNLILNMNDHGFRVAVYNRTTSKIDQFLANEAKGTSIIGCYSISELVSKLKKPRRIMLMVKAGQPVDEFIAQIVPHLDPGDIIIDGGNSLFTDSIRRTHELAQRQIHFIGAGVSGGEEGARRGPSIMPGGSPEAWPHIKPIFQAIAAKVEDGSPCCDWVGENGAGHFVKMVHNGIEYGDMQLISEAYHLLRDGLKLNPDEMHEIFKKWNQTELNSYLIEITADILAYKEDGLPLIDKILDAAGQKGTGKWTVNSALDCSVPVTLISEAVFARCLSALKDERVQASQILSGPQTEFEGDKTQFIDDIRCALYASKIISYTQGFMLLSAAAKEFKWKLNYGSIALMWRGGCIIRSRFLDKIKNAYDKNPQLPNLLLDDFFNQEIKRCQPAWRRVVSEAVRLGIPIPTFSTALSFYDGYRCASLPANLIQAQRDYFGAHTYERTDRPRGEFFHTNWTGRGGSVSSTTYTV is encoded by the coding sequence ATGTCTCAAGCTGATATCGCCGTAATAGGTCTCGCTGTGATGGGACAGAATTTGATCCTAAACATGAATGATCACGGATTCCGCGTAGCAGTGTATAACCGCACAACGAGCAAAATAGATCAGTTTCTCGCCAACGAGGCCAAAGGCACTTCGATCATAGGTTGCTATTCGATTTCAGAGCTAGTTTCAAAACTCAAAAAACCACGTCGCATCATGTTGATGGTAAAAGCTGGACAACCCGTTGATGAATTTATCGCACAGATCGTCCCTCACCTTGATCCAGGAGATATCATCATAGATGGAGGCAATTCCCTATTCACCGACAGCATCCGTCGCACCCATGAATTGGCTCAACGTCAAATCCACTTCATCGGTGCTGGCGTCTCTGGCGGCGAAGAAGGAGCTCGCCGAGGCCCATCCATCATGCCAGGCGGATCGCCTGAAGCATGGCCACACATAAAGCCTATCTTTCAAGCCATAGCTGCCAAAGTAGAAGACGGTTCTCCATGCTGCGATTGGGTCGGAGAAAATGGTGCAGGACACTTCGTAAAAATGGTTCACAACGGAATTGAATATGGCGATATGCAACTCATCAGCGAAGCCTATCATCTCCTACGAGATGGGCTAAAACTCAACCCAGATGAGATGCATGAGATTTTTAAGAAATGGAATCAAACGGAGCTCAATTCCTATCTCATTGAAATCACAGCCGATATCCTAGCCTACAAAGAAGACGGCCTCCCGCTTATCGATAAAATCCTTGACGCCGCGGGTCAAAAAGGGACTGGAAAATGGACAGTAAACTCAGCCTTAGACTGCAGCGTTCCAGTCACCTTGATATCAGAAGCTGTCTTCGCTCGATGCCTCTCAGCATTAAAAGACGAGCGCGTGCAAGCATCCCAAATTCTTTCGGGACCTCAAACTGAATTTGAAGGTGACAAGACACAATTCATTGATGACATACGCTGCGCCCTCTATGCCTCAAAAATCATCTCCTATACCCAAGGATTCATGCTCCTAAGTGCAGCAGCAAAAGAATTTAAATGGAAATTGAACTACGGAAGCATTGCCCTGATGTGGCGCGGTGGATGCATCATCCGCAGCCGTTTCCTAGATAAAATCAAAAACGCTTATGATAAAAATCCACAACTTCCCAACCTTCTCTTAGATGACTTCTTCAACCAAGAAATAAAACGATGCCAGCCCGCATGGCGTAGAGTTGTCAGCGAAGCTGTCAGGCTCGGAATCCCTATTCCTACTTTTTCTACAGCACTATCATTCTATGATGGATACCGTTGCGCCTCCTTGCCAGCCAACTTAATTCAAGCCCAAAGAGATTACTTCGGGGCCCATACCTACGAACGCACAGATCGCCCTCGAGGCGAATTCTTCCATACAAACTGGACCGGACGGGGGGGCAGCGTTTCCTCTACGACTTATACAGTTTAA
- a CDS encoding tetratricopeptide repeat protein yields the protein MPKKTVELGKSIHNYPSFIHILHCVIISLFVAAVYLQTLKFQFVWDDINFNIVANPYINKKEAAQLAPFWQDAYAKLYIPITYTAWYLQAKLSRFIFPNYVSEDKLNTTDLNPSIFHFFNILLHLLNSLLVYILICKISPLNSNILGFISALLFSIHPIQIEVVAWVTGLKDLLATFFMLTSLLCWIFYRSTEKKAFYIYALLLFLCSLLSKPSSVILPIIFITLDILHYRISLRKSLLSNERLILISIGWLIFTKQFQPHDEITFNPPIWARVYIALDSLFFYISKVLWPLPLCIDYGRTPQFLIQQPWLGITASIPIIIGLVIYRIKNSVVQKNSILLYIAFIIALSPTLGLISYEYQSRYSSVADRYAYLALIPASIILSTPLFILISKTPIIARYLIILSIFIPIACITYQHTKRWENNLTLYQTDIQVNPLSQHLQVNYAVAYSTRYPHDISQVIPNALKSVQIQHDFYEGLNTLGVLYGEIGENELALRYLKRAAFVRPDLDKPPRNIALILFKAKEYEKSIPYFEQYIKLHPKDVEILNRLADAYYHLKKWPEAIKYYERCTQLMPTLTQAHIGVSASAINLQKYTTALKSAKDALRLDPNSYDAHLNLASALIGLKKYQEAILPLEKASKIQPHSPEPHRLLAAIYESLSEHQKKAYHLRMFHSLTNSATTTTSPPSPPSPNKTP from the coding sequence GTGCCTAAAAAAACAGTCGAATTAGGCAAATCTATACATAATTATCCATCTTTCATACACATTTTACATTGTGTAATTATCTCTCTATTTGTTGCTGCTGTTTATCTACAGACTTTAAAATTTCAATTTGTATGGGACGACATCAACTTCAATATCGTTGCAAATCCATATATAAATAAAAAAGAGGCGGCCCAACTTGCACCATTTTGGCAAGATGCATACGCCAAACTCTACATTCCTATTACATATACGGCTTGGTATCTTCAAGCAAAACTCTCACGGTTTATTTTTCCAAATTATGTATCCGAAGACAAACTCAACACTACCGACTTAAATCCTTCAATATTCCATTTTTTTAACATTCTCCTGCACTTACTCAACAGTCTATTAGTATATATTTTAATTTGTAAAATTTCTCCGCTCAACAGTAATATATTAGGATTTATTTCTGCATTGCTATTTTCGATACATCCTATTCAAATTGAAGTGGTTGCGTGGGTCACTGGTCTTAAAGACCTGCTCGCCACATTTTTTATGCTAACTAGCTTATTATGCTGGATTTTTTATCGTTCTACAGAAAAAAAAGCTTTCTATATTTATGCGCTACTCCTTTTTCTATGCAGTTTACTATCTAAACCTTCGTCAGTTATTTTACCAATTATTTTCATAACCCTTGACATACTACATTATAGAATTTCACTTCGTAAGTCCCTACTCTCAAATGAAAGACTCATCCTGATATCGATAGGTTGGTTAATCTTCACAAAACAGTTTCAACCCCATGATGAAATCACATTCAATCCCCCAATTTGGGCTCGAGTTTACATAGCCCTAGATTCTTTGTTTTTCTATATATCAAAAGTTCTCTGGCCACTTCCCTTGTGCATAGATTACGGTCGCACTCCACAATTTCTCATTCAACAACCTTGGCTGGGCATTACCGCTTCCATCCCTATAATCATCGGTCTAGTGATTTATAGAATAAAAAACAGTGTTGTCCAAAAAAACTCTATTTTACTATACATCGCCTTTATTATCGCTCTATCACCCACGTTAGGACTGATATCCTATGAATACCAAAGCCGATATTCCTCTGTGGCCGATCGTTATGCTTACCTGGCTCTTATCCCAGCATCTATAATCCTATCTACCCCACTTTTCATTTTAATTAGCAAAACTCCAATTATAGCACGTTATTTAATCATTCTTTCTATATTCATACCTATCGCTTGCATTACGTATCAGCACACTAAGCGTTGGGAAAACAATCTAACACTTTATCAGACTGACATTCAAGTAAATCCACTCAGTCAACATTTACAAGTGAACTATGCGGTTGCTTACTCGACACGATATCCTCATGATATTTCACAAGTCATTCCTAATGCTTTAAAGTCAGTCCAAATTCAACACGACTTCTATGAAGGCCTGAATACCCTTGGAGTTCTCTATGGTGAAATCGGCGAAAATGAACTCGCCCTACGTTATCTAAAAAGAGCGGCATTTGTTAGGCCAGACCTTGATAAACCGCCTCGCAATATTGCATTAATTTTATTCAAAGCCAAGGAATACGAAAAATCCATCCCGTATTTTGAGCAATATATAAAACTTCATCCAAAAGATGTAGAGATACTGAATAGACTCGCAGACGCCTACTATCACCTAAAAAAATGGCCTGAGGCTATTAAATACTACGAACGCTGCACCCAACTCATGCCGACCCTCACACAAGCGCACATTGGAGTCTCCGCATCTGCTATAAATCTTCAAAAATACACCACAGCCCTAAAATCCGCAAAAGATGCACTACGACTCGACCCTAATTCCTACGATGCTCATCTAAATCTTGCTTCAGCTCTTATAGGCTTAAAAAAATACCAAGAGGCAATCCTCCCCCTTGAAAAAGCCTCCAAAATTCAGCCTCACTCTCCAGAACCTCACCGACTCCTAGCCGCTATATACGAATCCCTATCAGAACATCAAAAAAAGGCATATCACCTCAGGATGTTTCATTCACTCACTAATTCTGCTACTACCACAACCTCGCCTCCCTCACCTCCAAGCCCTAATAAAACACCCTAA
- the thiS gene encoding sulfur carrier protein ThiS translates to MQIYLQGQPHQIPNEINTISALLEHLQLPRKGIVIELNQTALHLHEWDTTPIQEGDAIELIRIVAGG, encoded by the coding sequence ATGCAGATATATTTACAAGGCCAACCTCACCAAATCCCCAACGAAATCAACACTATATCCGCTCTGCTAGAACATCTACAGCTCCCCCGAAAAGGAATCGTCATTGAGCTCAACCAAACCGCACTTCACCTTCACGAATGGGACACAACACCCATCCAAGAAGGTGACGCAATCGAGCTCATCCGCATCGTAGCAGGCGGCTAA
- the aspS gene encoding aspartate--tRNA ligase, protein MLRTHDCGELRATHIGQRATLCGWVHSRRDHGGVIFVDLRDREGITQVVFNPERNADVAALAHTLRDEFVIQVEGEVVPRLKGTENSKLATGAIELLADRLVILNPSAIPPFPIHEKIENEDLRMRYRYLDLRRAEMARNLRLRSRVATAIRLYMEEQKFIEVETPTLFKSTPEGAREFLVPSRMNPGKFYALPQSPQQFKQILMVAGVERYYQLARCYRDEDLRADRQPEFTQVDIEMSFVDREDIYALIEGLLARVWKVALGKEIVTPFPRISFREAMDRYGTDKPDTRLNLEIVDLTDVFRSTGFKIFQLAIEGGGVVKALNAKGLADVTTGEIEKMTDYAKGFGAKGLAFIKVEGGEWKSPIVKFFSQAEKSALQEKLKIEEGDLILFAADAWQNACEILGRIRLYTTELYKARGKEMFASDQFNFLWVVDFPLLSFDREQNRWYSSHHPFTAPLPEDIPLLKTNPREVRGLHYDIVLNGVELGGGSIRIHQPEVQKTIFEEILRLPSEVVEARFGYMLEAFRYGCPPHGGIALGFDRLIAILCGAHSIRDVIAFPKNNRGVDLMTDSPSTVEARQLRELGVQLRT, encoded by the coding sequence ATGTTAAGGACACACGATTGTGGCGAGTTGCGAGCAACGCACATTGGTCAGAGGGCAACTTTATGTGGTTGGGTGCATTCACGTCGGGACCATGGTGGTGTGATTTTTGTGGATCTGAGGGATAGGGAAGGTATCACGCAGGTTGTATTCAATCCGGAGCGAAATGCTGATGTAGCTGCACTGGCTCATACACTGAGGGATGAGTTTGTGATTCAGGTTGAGGGTGAAGTCGTGCCACGGTTGAAGGGAACGGAAAATAGTAAGCTAGCTACTGGTGCGATCGAGTTGCTGGCGGATCGCTTAGTTATCCTGAATCCGTCAGCTATTCCACCATTTCCAATTCACGAAAAAATTGAGAATGAAGATTTGCGAATGCGTTACCGCTATCTGGATCTACGTCGAGCTGAGATGGCGCGTAATTTGAGGCTTCGGAGCAGAGTTGCGACGGCGATTCGGCTTTATATGGAGGAGCAAAAATTCATCGAAGTGGAGACTCCTACGTTATTTAAGTCCACACCGGAGGGGGCACGCGAGTTTTTGGTTCCAAGCCGGATGAATCCTGGAAAGTTCTATGCGTTGCCTCAATCTCCGCAGCAATTTAAGCAGATATTGATGGTGGCGGGGGTGGAACGTTACTACCAACTTGCTCGCTGTTATCGTGATGAAGATTTGCGTGCGGATCGGCAGCCTGAATTTACGCAGGTGGATATTGAGATGTCCTTCGTAGATCGAGAGGATATTTATGCACTGATCGAGGGTTTGCTAGCTCGGGTGTGGAAGGTGGCTTTAGGAAAAGAGATCGTGACTCCATTTCCTAGAATTTCTTTCCGAGAAGCTATGGATCGCTATGGCACGGATAAGCCGGATACACGGCTAAATCTAGAGATAGTGGATTTGACAGATGTTTTTCGTAGCACAGGTTTCAAGATTTTTCAGTTAGCGATTGAAGGTGGCGGAGTTGTAAAGGCGCTAAATGCGAAAGGTTTGGCGGATGTAACCACGGGTGAGATAGAGAAAATGACAGATTACGCTAAAGGCTTTGGTGCTAAAGGTCTGGCTTTTATCAAGGTTGAAGGAGGTGAATGGAAATCGCCAATTGTGAAATTCTTCTCGCAGGCCGAAAAGAGCGCGTTGCAAGAGAAACTCAAGATTGAGGAAGGCGATTTAATATTGTTTGCAGCGGATGCATGGCAGAACGCTTGCGAGATACTTGGGCGAATTCGGCTTTACACTACGGAACTTTATAAAGCGCGAGGTAAGGAGATGTTTGCCTCAGATCAGTTCAATTTTCTCTGGGTTGTTGATTTTCCATTGCTCAGCTTTGATAGGGAGCAGAACCGTTGGTATTCCAGCCATCATCCATTTACAGCACCTCTGCCGGAGGACATTCCGCTTCTTAAAACAAACCCTCGCGAGGTGAGGGGGCTACATTATGATATCGTTCTTAATGGCGTAGAGCTAGGAGGCGGCTCCATACGTATTCATCAACCTGAGGTGCAGAAGACTATATTTGAGGAAATTTTGCGGCTTCCTTCTGAAGTTGTTGAAGCGCGTTTTGGGTATATGCTGGAGGCTTTTCGTTATGGCTGCCCACCGCATGGAGGGATAGCTTTGGGCTTTGATCGGCTGATTGCAATATTGTGTGGGGCGCATTCAATACGTGATGTGATTGCTTTTCCGAAGAATAATCGCGGGGTAGACTTGATGACAGATTCTCCCTCGACTGTAGAAGCGCGCCAATTGAGGGAGCTAGGAGTTCAGCTCAGAACGTGA
- a CDS encoding tetratricopeptide repeat protein, which produces MRNRLVATLLLTLLNFTLHYTTPPQTQAAPPSPQDKYLQLYLRLQEAEKLEREEQKASARKVYMEVLSLLQALKEAYPTWEEGIVKYRIRYCQDKIRLLQDATDRTPPPTPPPTSEIIIESTPQAPPKIDPQPPPSTEPTRPSSRIHALEEELAFTKQRLAQAQNEINLLRTRLQATEKQLVMSRSSDLDEKLASILQENSQLKNQLNEAERQLKALTSNSSPSTSSPTKPTSTALANLQAQLRKVQEKLALAEQENNAFRRTTAELKNQLEAAQNNLIAAQKAQLSQRDNESFQRENEVLRDIITRQIQEQARRDAAKKIATEEIENLKIQSAVLRQQLEILASPILNLTPEQLALLRLPSNLQISEERRPPPHPQADNKNSLTTSSSQEPTTPIDPAIEYRSKARIPEDVRGLAREASDAFAEARYDDAIKAYQQIIQKYPESLYAWSNLGVAQFQKQDYDQAETALKQAIRLNPADAFSYSMLGIVYYQKGQYDLAIEHLTRATALEPNDARTRNYLGIACSQKGWQEAAEKECRRAIEIDPNYGDAHFNLAVIYATQRPPAKELARRHYKIALDLGVPKDDKLEKLIQ; this is translated from the coding sequence ATGCGCAATAGACTGGTAGCCACTCTCCTACTCACACTTCTCAATTTCACACTACATTACACCACACCTCCTCAAACCCAAGCCGCACCCCCAAGCCCTCAAGACAAATACCTCCAACTCTACCTCAGACTACAAGAAGCGGAAAAACTCGAACGCGAAGAACAAAAAGCCTCCGCTCGCAAAGTTTACATGGAAGTCCTTTCCCTACTCCAAGCCCTCAAAGAGGCATACCCCACTTGGGAAGAAGGCATAGTAAAATACCGCATACGCTACTGCCAAGACAAAATACGCCTACTGCAAGACGCCACCGACCGCACGCCCCCCCCCACTCCCCCCCCCACATCAGAAATCATCATCGAGTCCACACCCCAAGCTCCGCCAAAAATCGACCCCCAACCTCCCCCCTCCACCGAACCCACCCGCCCCTCCTCAAGAATACACGCTCTAGAAGAAGAACTGGCCTTCACAAAGCAGCGCCTCGCTCAAGCTCAAAATGAAATTAATCTCCTCCGCACTCGCCTACAAGCCACTGAAAAACAACTCGTCATGTCCCGCTCCAGCGACCTCGATGAAAAACTCGCCTCCATCCTCCAAGAAAATAGCCAACTCAAAAACCAACTCAATGAAGCCGAGCGGCAACTCAAAGCACTCACCTCCAATTCCTCCCCCAGCACCTCATCTCCCACGAAACCCACCTCAACCGCCCTCGCCAACCTTCAAGCTCAACTCCGCAAAGTCCAAGAAAAACTCGCCCTCGCAGAGCAAGAAAATAATGCCTTCCGCCGCACCACAGCCGAACTCAAAAACCAACTCGAAGCCGCCCAAAATAACCTCATCGCCGCCCAAAAAGCCCAGCTCTCCCAACGAGACAACGAATCCTTCCAACGCGAAAATGAAGTCCTACGCGACATCATCACTCGCCAAATCCAAGAACAAGCACGCCGCGATGCCGCAAAAAAAATCGCCACCGAAGAAATCGAAAACCTAAAAATCCAATCCGCCGTCCTTCGCCAACAACTCGAAATCCTCGCCTCTCCAATCTTAAACCTCACCCCAGAACAACTCGCCCTCCTTCGTCTCCCCTCAAACCTTCAAATATCTGAAGAACGCCGGCCCCCTCCCCATCCCCAAGCAGACAACAAAAATTCCCTCACCACCTCTTCATCGCAAGAGCCCACCACCCCAATCGACCCCGCCATCGAATACCGCTCCAAAGCCCGCATCCCAGAAGATGTCCGCGGCCTAGCACGAGAAGCCTCAGACGCCTTTGCTGAAGCACGATACGATGACGCCATCAAAGCCTACCAACAAATCATCCAAAAATACCCAGAAAGCCTCTACGCCTGGTCTAACCTCGGAGTAGCCCAATTCCAAAAACAAGACTACGATCAAGCTGAAACCGCACTCAAACAAGCCATCCGTCTCAACCCCGCTGACGCCTTCTCCTACTCCATGCTCGGCATCGTCTACTATCAAAAGGGCCAATACGACCTCGCCATCGAGCACCTTACCCGTGCCACCGCCCTCGAGCCCAACGACGCCCGCACCCGCAACTACCTCGGCATCGCCTGCTCCCAAAAAGGGTGGCAAGAAGCCGCAGAAAAAGAATGCCGCCGCGCCATTGAGATCGATCCCAACTACGGCGATGCCCATTTCAACCTCGCAGTTATCTACGCCACCCAACGCCCCCCCGCAAAAGAACTCGCTCGACGCCACTATAAAATTGCGCTTGACCTCGGCGTCCCCAAAGACGATAAATTAGAAAAATTGATCCAATAA